Proteins encoded in a region of the Rothia mucilaginosa genome:
- a CDS encoding S-layer homology domain-containing protein → MMSSFFAPRGAPHHSETPRHPASARALSLSLLLGLSPLAGLTPAALAAPQETPAQNAPAQNEPAQNEPAQNTPVQGAKQDASLPTLRVSSGSLDILHGGTVHVEGTGLSPEFLAHHELRSLTIAPKGSSTYANPYQKVDHRGLVFDAPAPAADGSFSADLTVPANSLPANLEYEVILTYRPVDDAHPYAWNTEDRVRTALPVEFNLPKAQLPSITYDVSAISEEQIASGQPIEVTLTGTGFQDVSSVDFTLSEHDEQGKVTNSNVASLGELKAPDTEENQRIFKGLIPNGYFQKKITIPAGVLKSGKGYSLDVSGVETHGGNGWKKLSRKFPFVPVGNHPARMAYQDNSFRNTLPKVSVAAQDFDPGQDRVYKVTISNISPEVDLGYYLESVAIYNATSGEKAPFAKNDVADQYYKRDELVTRNADGTLTVEVEYKVDGYSSYRPTSRGSVAEVRVVFSDYEYSYGHHKFTVSTQLPMAPLAADAFDWVNPANVQLKVDSGTLNISQGGTVSVTTSPLSAEFRKKYTFYELVLVQRGSLYAYAEHNSYAPLDEYGGFLKDLKPQVRENPDGSLTYTFEVPPQYIEAADGELFDVVMTYYWSSDEAELEPWSLADRLYARAHIDVVQDAQPTRGTYTFSQSAIDNPWKDTTLRVEGRHVLVRARELISNDSPVIAIYEADPATGKMVGKPVFTQQVDYTYNGVSSRWFRNNYFSTELKIPAGTLKPGKLYFIGMYGDGLPYPGMEDSPGSMLNDVAEFLPVRSPNQETAHPALHLGSVKLNPYAQTNSFTVRATELYALGEGSYRLSVQHVDEQGRLTGQTVFQQAIPADLIKDGRAELNLTIAQQLNYSGAYRLVLEKVTPGKDGAGESVEQLAVEDIPVNLTHKDELQAAERWFAERQILPDPSPQSRNSNLTRRDVTVALYRLAGSPKVDLPATSPYTDVATSDPDYAAYIWARQKGITFGWVDGKFHPEVKLSAPSTVAFLYRYQKATGKVTPKAPTSSSLPGNQDAPQSSGGWQHKALKGTAFWSEVQWAVDHRVWGYAVWDHGVDKEHVYEGFDYSFVSSGDLALMLYRLEHGGSHLR, encoded by the coding sequence ATGATGTCTTCATTTTTCGCCCCACGAGGTGCCCCGCACCATTCTGAGACCCCGCGCCATCCGGCGAGCGCCCGCGCGCTCAGCCTGTCGCTGTTGCTGGGTTTGAGCCCGCTTGCAGGTCTTACTCCTGCGGCGCTGGCAGCGCCTCAAGAAACACCCGCGCAGAACGCGCCTGCCCAGAACGAACCTGCGCAGAACGAACCTGCGCAGAACACTCCCGTGCAGGGTGCTAAGCAGGATGCTTCCCTGCCGACCCTGCGCGTGTCCAGCGGCTCCCTCGACATTCTTCACGGCGGTACCGTGCACGTGGAGGGTACCGGGTTGAGCCCCGAGTTCTTGGCGCATCATGAGCTACGTAGCCTCACGATTGCTCCGAAGGGCTCTTCGACCTACGCTAACCCCTACCAGAAGGTCGATCACCGCGGCCTTGTCTTTGATGCCCCGGCTCCGGCTGCTGACGGCAGTTTCAGCGCTGACCTGACGGTTCCGGCGAATAGCCTGCCGGCAAATCTGGAGTACGAGGTCATTCTGACCTACCGCCCCGTAGACGATGCGCACCCCTATGCGTGGAACACTGAGGATCGCGTCCGTACGGCGCTGCCGGTGGAGTTCAACCTCCCGAAGGCGCAGCTCCCCTCCATCACCTATGATGTTTCGGCTATTTCTGAGGAGCAGATTGCTTCCGGCCAGCCGATTGAGGTGACGCTGACGGGTACCGGTTTTCAGGATGTCAGCTCCGTGGACTTCACCCTGTCCGAGCATGATGAGCAGGGAAAGGTCACGAACTCTAATGTGGCTTCGCTTGGTGAGCTGAAGGCACCGGATACGGAAGAGAATCAGCGCATTTTCAAGGGTCTGATTCCTAACGGCTATTTCCAGAAGAAGATTACTATCCCTGCGGGAGTCCTGAAGTCCGGTAAGGGGTATTCCCTGGATGTTTCCGGTGTAGAAACCCACGGGGGGAACGGGTGGAAGAAGCTGTCGCGTAAGTTCCCCTTCGTTCCTGTGGGCAATCACCCTGCGCGCATGGCATATCAGGATAATTCGTTCAGGAATACCCTGCCGAAGGTATCTGTTGCTGCGCAGGATTTTGATCCCGGTCAGGACCGCGTCTATAAGGTGACTATTTCTAATATCTCACCCGAGGTGGACCTGGGGTACTACCTTGAGTCTGTGGCGATTTATAACGCTACCTCTGGTGAGAAGGCACCTTTTGCGAAGAATGATGTAGCCGACCAATACTATAAGCGTGACGAGCTGGTAACCCGCAATGCTGACGGTACTCTGACCGTGGAGGTTGAGTATAAGGTTGACGGTTATTCCAGCTATAGGCCGACTTCTCGCGGTTCAGTGGCTGAAGTGCGTGTGGTGTTCTCGGACTATGAGTATTCGTACGGTCACCATAAGTTCACGGTGAGCACCCAGCTTCCGATGGCGCCTCTTGCCGCTGATGCTTTTGATTGGGTGAACCCGGCAAATGTTCAGTTGAAGGTCGATTCGGGAACCCTCAATATTTCTCAGGGTGGCACGGTGTCGGTGACGACTTCTCCGTTGAGCGCTGAATTCCGTAAGAAGTACACTTTCTACGAGCTGGTTCTGGTGCAGCGCGGATCGTTGTACGCGTATGCGGAACACAATAGTTATGCGCCTCTCGACGAGTACGGCGGGTTTCTCAAGGACTTGAAGCCCCAGGTGCGGGAGAACCCGGACGGTAGCCTCACCTACACGTTTGAGGTTCCCCCGCAGTACATTGAGGCTGCCGACGGTGAGCTCTTCGATGTGGTGATGACGTACTACTGGTCGTCGGATGAAGCTGAGCTGGAACCTTGGAGTTTGGCGGACCGTTTGTATGCCCGCGCCCATATTGATGTGGTTCAGGATGCGCAGCCGACCCGTGGGACCTACACCTTCAGTCAGTCCGCTATCGATAACCCGTGGAAGGATACGACGCTGCGGGTTGAGGGACGCCATGTCCTCGTGCGGGCTAGGGAACTGATTTCTAATGATTCGCCGGTCATTGCTATCTATGAGGCTGACCCTGCAACGGGAAAGATGGTGGGTAAACCTGTGTTCACTCAGCAGGTGGACTACACGTACAACGGAGTTAGCTCCAGGTGGTTCCGCAACAACTACTTCAGCACGGAGCTGAAGATTCCTGCAGGTACGTTGAAGCCGGGCAAGCTCTACTTTATTGGTATGTACGGGGACGGGTTGCCTTACCCCGGCATGGAAGATTCTCCGGGGTCTATGCTGAATGATGTTGCTGAGTTCCTTCCGGTGCGTTCCCCCAATCAGGAAACCGCACATCCTGCGTTGCACCTTGGGTCGGTGAAACTGAACCCGTACGCGCAGACGAACTCGTTTACGGTGCGCGCTACCGAGCTCTATGCGCTGGGTGAAGGATCGTACCGCCTCTCGGTGCAGCACGTTGATGAGCAGGGGCGTTTGACCGGTCAGACGGTGTTCCAGCAGGCAATCCCGGCTGACCTCATCAAGGACGGCAGGGCGGAGCTGAATCTGACGATCGCTCAGCAGCTGAACTATTCGGGTGCTTATCGTCTGGTCTTGGAGAAGGTAACCCCCGGTAAGGATGGTGCCGGTGAGTCGGTGGAGCAGCTTGCTGTCGAGGATATTCCCGTGAATCTGACTCATAAGGATGAGTTGCAGGCTGCTGAACGCTGGTTTGCTGAGCGTCAGATTCTGCCTGATCCTTCGCCGCAGTCCAGGAATAGCAATCTGACGCGCCGCGATGTGACGGTGGCATTGTACCGCCTGGCGGGTTCCCCGAAGGTTGACCTGCCTGCAACCAGCCCTTACACGGATGTAGCAACAAGCGACCCGGACTACGCCGCGTACATTTGGGCTCGTCAGAAGGGCATTACCTTCGGTTGGGTGGACGGCAAGTTCCACCCGGAGGTGAAGCTTTCGGCCCCGTCGACGGTGGCGTTCCTGTACAGGTACCAGAAGGCGACGGGCAAGGTCACGCCGAAGGCACCGACCTCTTCTTCGCTGCCGGGTAACCAGGATGCGCCCCAGAGTTCCGGTGGCTGGCAGCATAAGGCTCTTAAGGGTACCGCTTTCTGGAGTGAGGTTCAGTGGGCTGTTGATCACCGCGTGTGGGGTTACGCCGTGTGGGATCACGGCGTTGACAAGGAACACGTTTATGAGGGCTTTGATTATTCTTTCGTTTCCTCTGGTGATTTGGCGTTGATGCTGTACCGCTTGGAGCACGGCGGCAGCCACCTCAGGTAG
- a CDS encoding superoxide dismutase has protein sequence MSPLAGITPAALAAPEHPAQPAQATPASPVAAQEDVNESEQTLPHVREEPRNPEMDGFKVSPETLNISRGGTVTLTTPPLSAEFRQNYEFYEFSLVERGSSYFHLGHNYFRTPGTQYGYVFDRDRNPKQMVENPDGSYTFFLNVQPLIIEAEEGTLFDVILTYYQKGYHPGPWQSDFRLVARAPINVVQDPKPTETKYIFGASAIDDPWKDTTLTLEGFHITTSGNREDLGGPALLALYEVDPKTGKIVGEPAFTDWIRYTDCGEFCSGFLNEHFKTSITIPAGTLKPGKVYKIGFYGYDRPEDEKYPGELLKDVADFIPVRSPNKESASPEMFLKATTVSPYDGENILPVRAMGLKKQPGVSYRFSVQYVDEQGRLTGQKALVQDIAAENIHDGTVDEKLNVLGEALNYDGSYRLVLEKVTTGKDGAVESVEQLISKDLQLEVTKDKEGDVAWEWFRYRQILPEFSESGRNSYMTRRDITVALYRLAGSPKVELPATSPYGDITPDDPDYAAYIWARQQGVTFGWVDGNFHPYVQLSPRSIVAFLYRYQRSHGKVSPSLPTAAPQPRNGSLPGSKDSELSTKNWATELEEGSAFWRESRWAVQQRIWGYAKDGRREYFTWEQTPTDDLAVMLYRMEHGGSHLK, from the coding sequence TTGAGCCCGCTTGCAGGTATCACCCCGGCAGCGCTGGCGGCTCCCGAACACCCGGCGCAACCGGCACAGGCGACCCCCGCCTCCCCCGTTGCGGCACAAGAGGATGTTAACGAGTCTGAGCAGACGCTTCCGCACGTGCGAGAAGAGCCCCGCAACCCTGAAATGGACGGGTTTAAAGTCTCTCCCGAGACTCTCAACATTTCTCGAGGCGGCACCGTAACGCTGACTACGCCTCCGCTCAGTGCTGAGTTCCGTCAGAATTACGAATTCTACGAATTTTCTCTGGTCGAACGCGGTTCTTCTTACTTCCATCTTGGGCATAATTACTTCCGCACGCCGGGTACCCAGTACGGCTACGTCTTTGACCGTGACCGCAACCCGAAGCAGATGGTAGAAAATCCGGATGGGAGCTACACCTTCTTCCTCAATGTTCAGCCGCTCATTATTGAGGCTGAAGAAGGCACTCTTTTCGACGTCATTCTGACGTACTACCAGAAGGGCTACCATCCGGGGCCTTGGCAGTCTGATTTCCGTCTCGTGGCGCGTGCACCTATTAATGTAGTGCAGGACCCTAAGCCTACCGAGACGAAGTACATTTTCGGAGCCTCCGCGATTGATGACCCGTGGAAGGATACGACTCTAACGCTTGAGGGGTTCCACATTACTACGAGCGGTAATCGTGAAGACCTGGGAGGTCCGGCGCTTCTGGCTCTTTATGAAGTCGACCCGAAGACCGGAAAGATTGTAGGCGAACCAGCATTCACCGATTGGATTCGGTATACGGATTGCGGTGAGTTCTGTAGCGGCTTCCTGAATGAGCATTTTAAGACGTCTATTACGATTCCTGCAGGCACGCTTAAGCCGGGTAAGGTCTATAAGATCGGGTTTTACGGTTATGATCGCCCGGAGGATGAGAAGTACCCCGGTGAGCTGCTGAAGGATGTTGCAGATTTCATCCCGGTACGTTCACCGAATAAGGAATCAGCTAGCCCTGAGATGTTTCTGAAGGCTACGACGGTGAGCCCTTATGATGGGGAAAATATTCTGCCGGTACGTGCTATGGGTCTGAAGAAGCAGCCTGGGGTCTCTTACCGTTTCTCAGTGCAGTATGTTGACGAGCAGGGACGACTGACCGGTCAGAAGGCACTGGTGCAGGATATTGCTGCTGAGAATATCCATGACGGCACGGTGGATGAGAAGCTGAACGTCCTCGGTGAGGCGCTGAATTATGACGGCTCGTACAGGCTCGTTTTGGAGAAGGTGACTACCGGTAAGGACGGGGCGGTTGAGTCGGTTGAGCAGCTTATTTCGAAGGACCTGCAGCTGGAGGTGACGAAGGATAAGGAGGGAGATGTTGCCTGGGAGTGGTTTAGGTATCGTCAGATTCTTCCTGAGTTTTCTGAGTCAGGTAGAAACAGCTATATGACGCGCCGTGATATCACGGTGGCGTTGTACCGTCTGGCGGGTTCGCCGAAGGTTGAGCTTCCGGCGACGAGTCCTTATGGAGATATCACCCCGGATGACCCGGATTATGCGGCATATATTTGGGCTCGTCAGCAGGGTGTGACCTTTGGCTGGGTTGACGGGAATTTCCACCCGTATGTGCAGCTTTCTCCTCGCTCTATTGTCGCGTTCCTGTACAGGTATCAGCGTTCGCATGGTAAGGTGTCCCCCAGCTTGCCGACTGCCGCACCTCAGCCTCGTAACGGTAGCTTGCCGGGGTCGAAGGATTCTGAGCTGAGCACTAAGAATTGGGCTACGGAGTTGGAGGAGGGTAGCGCTTTTTGGCGTGAATCTCGGTGGGCTGTACAGCAACGTATTTGGGGCTACGCCAAGGATGGGCGACGCGAGTACTTTACTTGGGAGCAAACGCCCACCGACGACTTGGCGGTCATGCTGTACCGTATGGAGCACGGCGGCAGCCACCTCAAGTAG
- a CDS encoding S-layer homology domain-containing protein: MSSFFRPTTAQGAKMPALKAPAQNARTLKTQGKKAISLSLLLGMAPAMAVTPAVHADAAPAKPAQTAQAAPVQVGAASPAASLQATPVAAAPGAAEADAATGISDADKIDLKVTTGTLNISQGGTVSVTTSPLSPEFRKKYKLFQFGLVNRGTDYGWSRTSEATQNPLYRGKVDHLREDGIVHDNPDGSLTFTFEVKKQTIRAIPSPALDVVLTYYPAGEREPNAEEYEDPRLTAHTPLSLTQDPEPGQTTYVYSMPAIDNPWVDTQLKIEGYHILSKQLLEPGSAPAYLMLYEVDPATGKMVGKPVFTHAVRYTDCGEYYCWSFLNNYFSADVTIPAGTLQPGKSYMIGVYSGFFPNPDEEKVPGSLLTDVAPFIPVRSPNSNTEVKDAAPVLRVEPQQRDQYYSDSPQVSPYWEKNTLQVRAVNLPNLTEGHYRFSLQATDASGNLTGQKALEQDIAADRIQSGYTEATLAVPGEALNYQGGYKLVVEKVLPGQGGAADSVQQVVSTDLGLVVNAFEEGEAAKRWYKAQQLPKSESYSSENITRRDLTVALYMLAGSPKVELPEASPYPDVQPSDPDYAAIVWARQQSITFGWADGNFHPDAKVYNSSAVAFLYRYQRAQGKVPAAKPRPVSSASKKSSLPGGFSEGGWNTVLGWHYSFRKESQWAIDQRIWGYISEQSTYEAYVPSFIGHTELATMLYRMEHGGSRLT; this comes from the coding sequence GTGTCTTCTTTCTTCCGACCAACCACCGCTCAGGGTGCTAAGATGCCCGCCCTAAAGGCCCCTGCCCAAAATGCCCGCACTCTAAAGACTCAGGGCAAGAAGGCAATCAGCCTCTCCCTGTTGCTGGGCATGGCCCCGGCGATGGCGGTCACCCCTGCTGTGCATGCTGATGCGGCACCGGCGAAACCCGCACAGACTGCTCAAGCGGCCCCCGTTCAGGTAGGCGCCGCCTCCCCTGCCGCATCGTTGCAGGCAACCCCCGTAGCTGCCGCCCCCGGCGCCGCTGAGGCGGATGCCGCAACCGGTATTAGCGATGCTGACAAGATTGATTTGAAGGTCACTACCGGCACCCTCAACATTTCTCAGGGAGGCACGGTGTCCGTGACGACCTCCCCGTTGAGCCCCGAGTTCCGTAAGAAGTACAAGCTCTTCCAGTTCGGCCTCGTGAACCGTGGTACCGATTACGGGTGGTCCCGTACCAGTGAGGCAACCCAAAATCCCCTGTACCGTGGCAAGGTCGATCATCTTCGAGAAGACGGTATCGTCCACGACAACCCGGACGGAAGCCTCACCTTCACCTTCGAGGTCAAGAAGCAGACCATCCGGGCGATCCCTTCGCCTGCCCTTGACGTGGTGTTGACCTACTACCCGGCGGGCGAGCGCGAGCCGAACGCCGAGGAGTATGAGGATCCCCGTCTTACTGCCCACACTCCGCTCAGCCTGACTCAGGACCCTGAGCCGGGTCAGACTACTTATGTGTACAGCATGCCGGCGATTGATAACCCCTGGGTTGATACGCAGCTGAAGATTGAGGGCTACCATATTCTCTCTAAGCAGCTTCTTGAGCCGGGGAGCGCCCCGGCGTATCTGATGCTGTATGAGGTTGACCCTGCAACGGGAAAGATGGTGGGCAAACCCGTTTTCACGCATGCAGTTCGTTATACGGATTGCGGCGAATACTATTGCTGGAGTTTCCTCAACAACTATTTCTCTGCGGATGTGACAATTCCTGCGGGCACTCTGCAGCCGGGCAAGTCGTACATGATTGGCGTCTACAGCGGCTTCTTCCCGAATCCAGATGAGGAGAAGGTCCCCGGTAGCCTCCTGACGGATGTTGCCCCGTTTATTCCGGTGCGCTCACCCAACTCGAACACCGAGGTGAAGGATGCCGCCCCGGTTCTGCGTGTTGAGCCGCAGCAGAGGGACCAATATTATTCTGATTCACCGCAGGTGAGCCCCTATTGGGAGAAGAACACGTTGCAGGTGCGTGCCGTGAATCTGCCGAACCTCACCGAGGGTCATTACCGTTTCTCGCTGCAGGCTACGGATGCTTCTGGCAATCTGACGGGTCAGAAGGCGCTGGAGCAGGATATTGCGGCTGACCGTATCCAGAGCGGTTACACGGAGGCGACCCTCGCTGTTCCCGGTGAGGCGCTCAATTATCAGGGCGGTTACAAGTTAGTGGTGGAGAAGGTTCTTCCCGGTCAGGGTGGTGCCGCGGATTCTGTGCAGCAGGTTGTTTCTACTGACCTTGGTTTGGTGGTGAACGCGTTTGAGGAGGGTGAGGCTGCGAAGAGGTGGTACAAGGCTCAGCAGCTTCCCAAATCAGAGTCCTATTCTTCTGAGAATATAACGCGCCGTGATCTGACGGTGGCTCTCTATATGTTGGCGGGTTCGCCGAAGGTTGAGCTTCCGGAGGCCAGCCCGTATCCGGATGTTCAGCCTAGCGACCCGGACTATGCCGCGATTGTGTGGGCTCGTCAGCAAAGCATTACGTTCGGTTGGGCGGATGGCAATTTCCACCCGGATGCGAAGGTTTACAATTCTTCGGCGGTGGCGTTCCTGTATAGGTATCAGAGGGCGCAGGGTAAGGTTCCTGCGGCAAAGCCTCGTCCTGTTTCTTCGGCGTCAAAGAAGAGTAGTCTGCCGGGTGGTTTTTCTGAAGGCGGGTGGAATACTGTTCTTGGCTGGCATTACTCGTTCCGTAAGGAGTCCCAGTGGGCGATTGATCAGCGCATTTGGGGTTATATCAGCGAACAGTCTACCTATGAGGCGTATGTGCCGTCGTTTATTGGGCACACGGAACTCGCTACGATGCTGTACCGCATGGAGCACGGCGGCAGCCGTCTCACATAG
- a CDS encoding S-layer homology domain-containing protein — protein MSSLPNHMRFALPKNMAKSGCAITLAGAMLLPLSPAFAAPATPVAAQAVAQGEVQGAQRLQVTSGTFDILKGGNVTVSGSGFSKDFVEGKSFRLYVVPKGESVAFPPHRPRDYPFYVQDVPASAFAADGTVNLTASIGANYLEANGSSFDVVLGYRDDAEDGWIPADEVRAELKVADVPAVDSPTLSYDASSVNASENTKVTVNGAGFQNISYNGSESLIVAVRAVDPATGKATGPALAQSEAKFTSYSAFFGQYMGYTNGRFSTVLDIPAGTLKSGSSYVVQTFEFNVPEDNDEANSQALSTQAFVPVNGENAKTASPSVSLSTDTVDLSSSTTIRVKGKDFKVPAGATVNVLFSEAEADGNPTGEALDSITLNSDRVATGAFETTVNVDGTKLDEDSRYAIFVTINYADGQRERIAADYLTLTGESANKKAHERFADVPAAHANHKAVLWAADQKLIDSREKDWFGVNDDATRGELTVALYRLAGSPKVTLPATSPYPDVKTDDPNYTAYIWARQKGITFGWSDGKFHANASVSNATVAAFLYRFDGKKPVVATEAPYTDVKVGSAFYREITWAKQQKLQVFPGSEYHPSALVSRGELAGFLMNYKVR, from the coding sequence ATGTCCTCACTTCCCAACCACATGCGCTTTGCGCTACCCAAAAACATGGCCAAGAGCGGCTGCGCCATCACCCTGGCGGGCGCCATGCTCTTGCCCCTCTCCCCCGCGTTTGCCGCACCTGCTACTCCGGTAGCTGCCCAGGCTGTTGCACAGGGTGAGGTTCAGGGTGCTCAGCGTCTGCAGGTTACCTCCGGCACTTTTGACATTCTCAAGGGCGGCAACGTGACCGTTAGCGGCTCCGGTTTCTCCAAGGACTTCGTTGAAGGCAAGTCGTTCCGCCTGTACGTTGTTCCGAAGGGTGAAAGCGTTGCTTTCCCGCCGCACCGCCCGCGTGATTACCCGTTCTATGTTCAGGATGTTCCCGCCTCCGCCTTTGCGGCTGACGGCACCGTGAACCTGACCGCTTCTATCGGCGCTAACTATCTGGAGGCCAATGGCTCGTCCTTCGATGTTGTGCTCGGTTACCGCGATGACGCTGAAGACGGCTGGATTCCCGCGGATGAAGTTCGTGCTGAACTGAAGGTTGCGGATGTTCCCGCCGTTGATTCCCCGACTCTGTCGTACGACGCTTCGTCGGTGAATGCTTCTGAGAACACTAAGGTCACCGTGAACGGTGCCGGTTTCCAGAACATTTCGTACAACGGTAGCGAGTCGCTAATTGTGGCGGTTCGTGCGGTTGATCCGGCGACCGGTAAGGCGACCGGCCCCGCGCTGGCTCAGTCGGAGGCTAAGTTCACCTCTTACTCTGCTTTCTTTGGCCAGTACATGGGTTACACTAACGGCCGTTTCTCGACGGTTCTGGACATCCCGGCGGGCACCCTGAAGTCCGGCAGCTCCTACGTTGTGCAGACTTTCGAGTTCAACGTTCCGGAAGATAACGATGAGGCGAACAGCCAGGCGCTGAGCACTCAGGCGTTTGTTCCGGTGAACGGCGAGAACGCTAAGACTGCTTCGCCTTCGGTTTCCCTGAGCACTGACACGGTGGATCTGAGCTCTTCGACCACTATCCGTGTGAAGGGTAAGGACTTCAAGGTTCCGGCTGGCGCTACCGTGAACGTTCTGTTCTCTGAGGCTGAGGCTGACGGCAACCCGACCGGTGAGGCTCTGGATAGCATCACTCTGAACTCTGACCGTGTGGCAACTGGCGCATTTGAGACCACCGTTAACGTTGACGGCACCAAGCTGGATGAGGATAGCCGCTACGCTATTTTCGTAACCATTAACTACGCAGATGGTCAGCGCGAGCGCATCGCTGCCGATTACCTGACTCTGACCGGTGAGTCTGCGAACAAGAAGGCTCATGAGCGTTTCGCTGATGTTCCGGCTGCTCACGCGAACCACAAGGCTGTTCTGTGGGCTGCTGATCAGAAGCTGATTGATTCTCGTGAGAAGGATTGGTTCGGCGTTAATGATGATGCGACCCGCGGTGAGCTGACTGTTGCGCTGTACCGCCTGGCTGGTTCCCCGAAGGTTACCCTGCCGGCTACTAGCCCGTACCCGGATGTGAAGACCGATGACCCGAACTACACTGCGTACATTTGGGCTCGTCAGAAGGGCATTACTTTCGGCTGGTCTGATGGTAAGTTCCACGCGAATGCGTCTGTTTCTAACGCTACTGTTGCGGCGTTCCTGTACCGTTTCGATGGTAAGAAGCCGGTTGTTGCGACTGAGGCGCCGTACACCGATGTAAAGGTCGGCTCTGCGTTCTACCGTGAGATTACTTGGGCTAAGCAGCAGAAGCTACAGGTTTTCCCGGGCTCTGAGTACCACCCGTCTGCGCTGGTGAGCCGTGGTGAGCTGGCTGGTTTCTTGATGAACTACAAGGTCCGCTAG
- a CDS encoding S-layer homology domain-containing protein, with protein MSQDFKQPTNAAHNSSAPLLAPEGTPEASSQDAAKKRKRRRIELAVGAVALAGVLYLPFSPLFSFYDSSEARLSSADTAAPVAASVPATSSPLASSSSTQGPKILRPSVTAPDANTMFADAPEDSAYYAGIRWAVRTQTMEPLSEDHFGAEDPVTRGELITMFYKLAGSPAVTRPEHSPYADVDESDPNYDAYLWARQERITSGWVDGKFHAEARLSNASAAALLYRADGAQKIQMSGTSPFSDVSSATPFYRQIVWASRHGVSTVSEGNAFEPTAQTSRGRVAMMMYLYFRTS; from the coding sequence ATGTCCCAGGATTTTAAGCAGCCGACTAATGCTGCCCATAATTCTTCTGCACCTCTGCTGGCGCCGGAGGGCACCCCCGAGGCTTCTTCTCAGGATGCCGCTAAGAAGCGTAAGCGCCGCCGTATTGAGCTGGCTGTTGGCGCTGTGGCGTTGGCGGGTGTTTTGTATCTGCCGTTCTCACCTCTTTTCTCTTTTTATGATTCGTCGGAGGCGCGTCTTTCTTCGGCGGATACTGCTGCGCCGGTAGCTGCTTCGGTGCCTGCTACCTCCTCTCCTCTGGCGTCGAGTTCTTCGACACAGGGCCCGAAGATTCTGCGTCCGTCCGTGACCGCGCCTGATGCGAACACTATGTTTGCTGATGCCCCTGAGGATTCTGCGTACTATGCGGGTATCCGTTGGGCTGTTCGCACTCAGACGATGGAGCCGCTTTCTGAGGACCACTTTGGTGCTGAGGATCCGGTGACTCGTGGCGAGTTGATCACCATGTTCTATAAGCTGGCGGGTTCGCCGGCGGTAACCCGTCCGGAGCATTCGCCGTATGCGGATGTTGATGAGTCTGACCCGAACTATGATGCGTACCTGTGGGCGCGTCAGGAGCGTATTACGTCCGGTTGGGTTGATGGTAAGTTCCATGCGGAGGCGCGCCTGTCGAACGCTTCTGCTGCGGCTCTTCTGTACCGTGCTGATGGTGCGCAGAAGATTCAGATGTCGGGTACTTCCCCGTTTAGCGATGTTTCGTCTGCGACTCCGTTCTACCGTCAGATTGTGTGGGCGTCTCGCCATGGCGTGTCGACGGTGTCTGAGGGTAATGCTTTTGAGCCGACGGCTCAGACCTCTCGTGGTCGTGTTGCGATGATGATGTACCTGTACTTCCGCACTTCCTAG